The Rhinopithecus roxellana isolate Shanxi Qingling chromosome 13, ASM756505v1, whole genome shotgun sequence genome contains a region encoding:
- the NCOA5 gene encoding nuclear receptor coactivator 5 isoform X2 produces MNTAPSRPSPTRRDPYGFGDSRDSRRDRSPIRGSPRREPRDGRNGRDARDSRDIRDPRDLRDHRHGRDLRDHRDSRSMRDVRDMRDLRDFRDLRDSRDFRDQRDPMYDRYRDMRDSRDPMYRREGSYDRYLRMDDYCRRKDDSYFDRYRDSFDGRGPPGPESQSRAKERLKREERRREELYRQYFEEIQRRFDAERPVDCSVIVVNKQTKDYAESVGRKVRDLGMVVDLIFLNTEVSLSQALEDVSRGGSPFAIVITQQHQIHRSCTVNIMFGTPQEHRNMPQADAMVLVARNYERYKNECREKEREEIARQAAKMADEAILQERERGGPEEGVRGGHPPAIQSLINLLADNRYLTAEETDKIINYLRERKERLMRSSTDSLPGPISRQPLGATSGASLKTQPSSQPLQSGQVLPSATPTPSAPPTSQQELQAKILSLFNSGTVTANSSSASPSVAAGNTPNQNFSTAPNSQPQQRSQASGNQPPSILGQGGSAQNMGPRPGAPSQGLFGQPSSRLAPASNMASQRPVSSTGINFDNPSVQKALDTLIQSGPALSHLVSQTTAQMGQPQAPMGSYQRHY; encoded by the exons TGGCCGGGATGCCCGGGACAGCAGAGACATTCGAGATCCCCGAGACTTGCGGGACCACAGACATGGTAGAGACTTGCGGGATCACAGAGACAGCAGGAGTATGCGCGACGTTCGGGACATGAGGGATCTTAGAGACTTTCGTGATCTAAGAGACTCTAGGGATTTTCGAGATCAGCGAGACCCCATGTATGACAGATACAGAGACATGAGAGACTCCCGAGATCCTATGTACAG GAGAGAAGGCTCTTATGACCGATACCTACGAATGGATGACTATTGCAGGAGAAAGGATGACTCTTATTTTGACCGTTACAGAGATAGCTTTGATGGACGAGGCCCTCCAGGCCCAGAAAGTCAGTCTCGTGCAAAAG AGCGTTTGAAACGTGAGGAACGGCGTAGAGAAGAGCTTTATCGTCAATATTTTGAGGAAATCCAGAGACGCTTTGATGCGGAAAGGCCCGTTGATTGTTCTGTGATTGTCGTCAACAAACAGACAAA AGACTATGCTGAGTCTGTGGGGCGGAAGGTACGAgacctgggcatggtagtggacTTGATCTTCCTTAACACAGAGGTGTCATTGTCGCAAGCCTTGGAGGATGTTAGCAGGGGAGGTTCTCCTTTTGCTATTGTCATCACCCAGCAACACCAGATTCACCGCTCTTGCACAGTCAACATCATGTTTGGAACCCCGCAAG AGCATCGCAACATGCCCCAGGCAGATGCCATGGTGCTGGTGGCCAGAAATTATGAGCGCTACAAGAATGAGTGCCGGGAGAAGGAACGTGAGGAGATTGCCAGACAGGCAGCCAAGATGGCCGATGAAGCCATcctgcaggaaagagagagaggaggcccTGAGGAGGGAGTGCGCGGGGGCCACCCTCCAGCCATCCAGAGTCTCATTAACCTGCTGGCAGACAACAGGTACCTCACTGCTGAAGAGACTGACAAGATCATCAACTACCTGCGAGAGCGGAAGGAGCGGCTAATGAGGAGCAGCACCGACTCTCTGCCTG GCCCGATTTCCCGCCAACCACTCGGGGCGACCTCGGGTGCCTCGCTGAAGACACAGCCAAGCTCCCAACCGCTCCAGAGCGGCCAAGTGCTCCCCTCTGCTACACCCACTCCATCTgcaccccccacctcccagcaAGAGCTTCAGGCCAAAATCCTCAGCCTCTTCAATAGTGGCACGGTGACGGCCAATAGCAGCTCTGCATCCCCCTCGGTTGCTGCCGGAAACACCCCAAACCAGAATTTTTCCACAGCACCAAACAGCCAGCCTCAACAAAGATCACAGGCCTCTGGCAATCAGCCTCCAAGCATTTTGGGACAGGGAGGATCTGCTCAGAACATGGGCCCCAGACCTGGGGCTCCTTCCCAGGGGCTTTTTGGCCAGCCTTCCAGTCGCCTGGCACCTGCTAGCAACATGGCTAGCCAGAGGCCCGTGTCTTCCACAGGTATCAACTTTGACAATCCAAGTGTACAGAAGGCTCTGGATACCCTGATCCAGAGTGGCCCTGCTCTCTCCCACCTGGTTAGCCAGACCACGGCACAGATGGGGCAGCCACAGGCCCCCATGGGATCTTACCAGAGGCATTACTGA
- the NCOA5 gene encoding nuclear receptor coactivator 5 isoform X4, producing the protein MRDVRDMRDLRDFRDLRDSRDFRDQRDPMYDRYRDMRDSRDPMYRREGSYDRYLRMDDYCRRKDDSYFDRYRDSFDGRGPPGPESQSRAKERLKREERRREELYRQYFEEIQRRFDAERPVDCSVIVVNKQTKDYAESVGRKVRDLGMVVDLIFLNTEVSLSQALEDVSRGGSPFAIVITQQHQIHRSCTVNIMFGTPQEHRNMPQADAMVLVARNYERYKNECREKEREEIARQAAKMADEAILQERERGGPEEGVRGGHPPAIQSLINLLADNRYLTAEETDKIINYLRERKERLMRSSTDSLPGELRGRAEARFPANHSGRPRVPR; encoded by the exons ATGCGCGACGTTCGGGACATGAGGGATCTTAGAGACTTTCGTGATCTAAGAGACTCTAGGGATTTTCGAGATCAGCGAGACCCCATGTATGACAGATACAGAGACATGAGAGACTCCCGAGATCCTATGTACAG GAGAGAAGGCTCTTATGACCGATACCTACGAATGGATGACTATTGCAGGAGAAAGGATGACTCTTATTTTGACCGTTACAGAGATAGCTTTGATGGACGAGGCCCTCCAGGCCCAGAAAGTCAGTCTCGTGCAAAAG AGCGTTTGAAACGTGAGGAACGGCGTAGAGAAGAGCTTTATCGTCAATATTTTGAGGAAATCCAGAGACGCTTTGATGCGGAAAGGCCCGTTGATTGTTCTGTGATTGTCGTCAACAAACAGACAAA AGACTATGCTGAGTCTGTGGGGCGGAAGGTACGAgacctgggcatggtagtggacTTGATCTTCCTTAACACAGAGGTGTCATTGTCGCAAGCCTTGGAGGATGTTAGCAGGGGAGGTTCTCCTTTTGCTATTGTCATCACCCAGCAACACCAGATTCACCGCTCTTGCACAGTCAACATCATGTTTGGAACCCCGCAAG AGCATCGCAACATGCCCCAGGCAGATGCCATGGTGCTGGTGGCCAGAAATTATGAGCGCTACAAGAATGAGTGCCGGGAGAAGGAACGTGAGGAGATTGCCAGACAGGCAGCCAAGATGGCCGATGAAGCCATcctgcaggaaagagagagaggaggcccTGAGGAGGGAGTGCGCGGGGGCCACCCTCCAGCCATCCAGAGTCTCATTAACCTGCTGGCAGACAACAGGTACCTCACTGCTGAAGAGACTGACAAGATCATCAACTACCTGCGAGAGCGGAAGGAGCGGCTAATGAGGAGCAGCACCGACTCTCTGCCTGGTGAGCTACGTGGCAGGGCCGAG GCCCGATTTCCCGCCAACCACTCGGGGCGACCTCGGGTGCCTCGCTGA
- the NCOA5 gene encoding nuclear receptor coactivator 5 isoform X1, which produces MRDVRDMRDLRDFRDLRDSRDFRDQRDPMYDRYRDMRDSRDPMYRREGSYDRYLRMDDYCRRKDDSYFDRYRDSFDGRGPPGPESQSRAKERLKREERRREELYRQYFEEIQRRFDAERPVDCSVIVVNKQTKDYAESVGRKVRDLGMVVDLIFLNTEVSLSQALEDVSRGGSPFAIVITQQHQIHRSCTVNIMFGTPQEHRNMPQADAMVLVARNYERYKNECREKEREEIARQAAKMADEAILQERERGGPEEGVRGGHPPAIQSLINLLADNRYLTAEETDKIINYLRERKERLMRSSTDSLPGPISRQPLGATSGASLKTQPSSQPLQSGQVLPSATPTPSAPPTSQQELQAKILSLFNSGTVTANSSSASPSVAAGNTPNQNFSTAPNSQPQQRSQASGNQPPSILGQGGSAQNMGPRPGAPSQGLFGQPSSRLAPASNMASQRPVSSTGINFDNPSVQKALDTLIQSGPALSHLVSQTTAQMGQPQAPMGSYQRHY; this is translated from the exons ATGCGCGACGTTCGGGACATGAGGGATCTTAGAGACTTTCGTGATCTAAGAGACTCTAGGGATTTTCGAGATCAGCGAGACCCCATGTATGACAGATACAGAGACATGAGAGACTCCCGAGATCCTATGTACAG GAGAGAAGGCTCTTATGACCGATACCTACGAATGGATGACTATTGCAGGAGAAAGGATGACTCTTATTTTGACCGTTACAGAGATAGCTTTGATGGACGAGGCCCTCCAGGCCCAGAAAGTCAGTCTCGTGCAAAAG AGCGTTTGAAACGTGAGGAACGGCGTAGAGAAGAGCTTTATCGTCAATATTTTGAGGAAATCCAGAGACGCTTTGATGCGGAAAGGCCCGTTGATTGTTCTGTGATTGTCGTCAACAAACAGACAAA AGACTATGCTGAGTCTGTGGGGCGGAAGGTACGAgacctgggcatggtagtggacTTGATCTTCCTTAACACAGAGGTGTCATTGTCGCAAGCCTTGGAGGATGTTAGCAGGGGAGGTTCTCCTTTTGCTATTGTCATCACCCAGCAACACCAGATTCACCGCTCTTGCACAGTCAACATCATGTTTGGAACCCCGCAAG AGCATCGCAACATGCCCCAGGCAGATGCCATGGTGCTGGTGGCCAGAAATTATGAGCGCTACAAGAATGAGTGCCGGGAGAAGGAACGTGAGGAGATTGCCAGACAGGCAGCCAAGATGGCCGATGAAGCCATcctgcaggaaagagagagaggaggcccTGAGGAGGGAGTGCGCGGGGGCCACCCTCCAGCCATCCAGAGTCTCATTAACCTGCTGGCAGACAACAGGTACCTCACTGCTGAAGAGACTGACAAGATCATCAACTACCTGCGAGAGCGGAAGGAGCGGCTAATGAGGAGCAGCACCGACTCTCTGCCTG GCCCGATTTCCCGCCAACCACTCGGGGCGACCTCGGGTGCCTCGCTGAAGACACAGCCAAGCTCCCAACCGCTCCAGAGCGGCCAAGTGCTCCCCTCTGCTACACCCACTCCATCTgcaccccccacctcccagcaAGAGCTTCAGGCCAAAATCCTCAGCCTCTTCAATAGTGGCACGGTGACGGCCAATAGCAGCTCTGCATCCCCCTCGGTTGCTGCCGGAAACACCCCAAACCAGAATTTTTCCACAGCACCAAACAGCCAGCCTCAACAAAGATCACAGGCCTCTGGCAATCAGCCTCCAAGCATTTTGGGACAGGGAGGATCTGCTCAGAACATGGGCCCCAGACCTGGGGCTCCTTCCCAGGGGCTTTTTGGCCAGCCTTCCAGTCGCCTGGCACCTGCTAGCAACATGGCTAGCCAGAGGCCCGTGTCTTCCACAGGTATCAACTTTGACAATCCAAGTGTACAGAAGGCTCTGGATACCCTGATCCAGAGTGGCCCTGCTCTCTCCCACCTGGTTAGCCAGACCACGGCACAGATGGGGCAGCCACAGGCCCCCATGGGATCTTACCAGAGGCATTACTGA